One Nitrospira sp. DNA window includes the following coding sequences:
- a CDS encoding Cyclopropane-fatty-acyl-phospholipid synthase: MDHINGTITVQDKTIQHSVCLLERLLRYYRPLDFGIRLWDGRTWHPETGIASKFTLIIRHPSLLRKMLWKVNELSLAEAFISGELDVEGDLEQAVPLAEYLIHSHMTWGDRLRFGLKLLSLPLCRSFNTDCLAATLTGAYHSLSRDKQAIAHHYDHPAEFYATWLDRQMVYSCAYFASTDDLDTAQARKLDYICKKLRLRRGERLLDVGCGWGALILHAARYYDVYACGITLSARQAEFADSLIRKYSLTDRCRVELCDYRQMNSLGGYDKIVSVGMIEHVGEAQLPVYFRHISNLLKPGGTFLNHGIGLRYGERRAFGPFVNKYIFPDAELVPISTTIGLAEASGFEVRDVECLREHYVLTLRRWRQRLESSIPNMNDLMDESTWRLWRLYLASAAHGFATGRLTLYQTLLSKTQEGSTDMPLTRDDWYGTPSVH, from the coding sequence ATGGATCACATAAACGGAACAATTACCGTCCAAGATAAAACGATTCAACACAGTGTCTGCCTCCTTGAACGATTACTGCGGTATTATCGCCCCCTCGATTTTGGCATCCGGTTGTGGGACGGCAGGACTTGGCATCCTGAAACCGGCATTGCCTCCAAATTCACGCTCATCATACGGCATCCCTCCTTGCTGCGGAAAATGCTATGGAAGGTGAATGAACTCTCATTGGCCGAAGCCTTTATCTCGGGTGAATTGGATGTCGAGGGCGATCTCGAACAGGCCGTTCCCCTCGCTGAATACCTCATCCATTCCCATATGACGTGGGGAGATCGGCTGCGGTTTGGCTTAAAGTTACTGAGTCTGCCTTTGTGTAGATCCTTCAATACCGACTGTCTCGCCGCAACACTGACCGGGGCCTATCACTCATTAAGCCGCGACAAACAAGCCATCGCGCATCATTATGATCATCCCGCAGAATTTTACGCCACCTGGCTGGACCGGCAGATGGTGTATTCATGCGCATACTTCGCCTCTACTGATGACCTGGATACAGCACAGGCACGAAAACTGGATTACATCTGCAAGAAGTTACGCCTGCGACGTGGTGAACGATTGCTGGATGTGGGATGCGGCTGGGGAGCACTCATCCTCCATGCCGCTCGGTACTATGATGTCTATGCGTGTGGCATCACCTTGAGCGCGAGGCAGGCAGAATTCGCGGATTCATTGATTAGAAAGTATAGCCTCACGGATCGATGCCGTGTGGAACTCTGCGATTATCGTCAAATGAACAGTCTCGGCGGATACGATAAGATCGTCAGTGTCGGCATGATCGAACATGTTGGAGAGGCTCAACTCCCAGTGTATTTTCGCCATATCTCCAATCTCCTTAAACCGGGCGGCACCTTTCTCAATCATGGTATTGGTCTTCGGTATGGGGAACGCCGCGCATTTGGCCCTTTTGTGAATAAATACATCTTCCCTGATGCCGAGTTGGTTCCCATCTCGACCACAATTGGTCTTGCTGAGGCCTCCGGCTTTGAGGTGAGGGATGTCGAGTGTTTGCGGGAACACTATGTGCTCACTCTTCGACGGTGGAGACAACGCTTGGAAAGCAGCATTCCGAACATGAACGATCTCATGGATGAGTCCACATGGCGACTGTGGCGGCTGTATCTCGCAAGCGCCGCACATGGCTTTGCGACAGGCCGGCTCACTCTCTATCAAACGTTGCTTTCCAAAACGCAGGAAGGATCGACGGATATGCCTTTAACGCGGGACGACTGGTATGGCACTCCCTCCGTCCATTGA
- a CDS encoding FAD-dependent oxidoreductase: METTSTRCCIAGGGPAGMMLGLLLARAGVDVLVLEKHADFLRDFRGDTIHPSTLEVMYELGLLERLLLLPHQKVSRINVQFGDLALTVADFSSLSTHCPFVAFMPQWDFLTFLAAEAARFPTFRLMMQTEVTGLIEKAGRIVGLKAETSEGRIEVRADLVVGADGRHSVVRTTAGLSVEEFGAPMDVLWFRLSRRAGDPEDPIGRFDRGRIFIMLNRGDYWQCGFVIPKGSRDQLQGKGLPAFRENLAQLAPFVADRVGELQDWEPVKLLTVQVDRLRQWSRPGLLCIGDAAHAMSPVGGVGINLAIQDAVAAANLLAVPLRDGRLTSDDLHMVQMRRDRPTRVTQRMQLFIQNRVIKRVLGDEGPLVPPLPLRFLTRFPPLRRIPARLIGIGFRPEHVRTPVASKR; the protein is encoded by the coding sequence ATGGAGACTACCTCGACACGTTGCTGCATTGCCGGCGGCGGTCCCGCCGGGATGATGCTGGGCTTGCTGCTCGCCCGCGCCGGGGTCGATGTGTTGGTGCTGGAGAAACACGCCGACTTTCTCCGTGACTTCCGCGGCGATACCATCCATCCCTCCACGCTTGAGGTCATGTACGAGCTGGGATTGCTGGAGCGGCTGCTCCTTCTGCCACATCAGAAAGTCTCACGGATCAATGTGCAATTCGGTGATCTGGCCCTGACCGTCGCGGACTTTTCATCGCTCTCGACCCACTGTCCCTTCGTCGCATTCATGCCGCAATGGGACTTCCTCACATTTCTCGCCGCTGAGGCGGCGCGTTTTCCGACCTTTCGCCTGATGATGCAGACCGAGGTGACGGGCCTGATCGAGAAGGCCGGCCGGATCGTCGGATTGAAGGCGGAGACCTCGGAGGGTCGGATAGAGGTGCGTGCCGATCTGGTCGTGGGGGCGGATGGGCGGCATTCGGTCGTCCGCACCACAGCCGGCTTGTCGGTGGAGGAATTCGGGGCGCCGATGGATGTCTTATGGTTCCGCCTCTCACGACGGGCCGGCGATCCGGAAGATCCGATCGGCCGGTTCGACCGGGGGCGGATCTTCATCATGCTCAACCGGGGAGACTACTGGCAATGCGGGTTCGTGATTCCAAAGGGATCGCGTGATCAGCTGCAGGGAAAGGGGCTGCCGGCCTTCCGCGAAAATCTCGCGCAACTGGCACCCTTCGTTGCCGATCGGGTCGGTGAGTTGCAGGATTGGGAGCCGGTCAAGTTGCTCACCGTGCAGGTGGATCGGTTGCGTCAGTGGTCGCGTCCCGGTCTGCTCTGCATCGGCGATGCAGCCCATGCGATGTCTCCGGTCGGAGGCGTCGGAATCAATCTTGCCATTCAAGATGCGGTCGCGGCGGCCAATCTCTTAGCCGTTCCGCTGCGTGACGGCCGGCTGACATCGGATGATCTCCACATGGTGCAGATGCGTCGTGATCGGCCGACCAGGGTGACGCAGCGCATGCAGCTGTTCATCCAGAATCGCGTCATCAAACGGGTGCTGGGTGACGAGGGGCCGCTCGTGCCCCCGCTCCCGCTTCGATTCCTCACCCGCTTTCCCCCTCTGCGCCGCATTCCTGCCCGCCTTATCGGGATCGGGTTTCGACCTGAACATGTGCGAACCCCCGTCGCATCTAAACGGTGA
- a CDS encoding CBS domain-containing protein — protein MSMTRTSPKRARISLDRSIERLRKQLTELAAYLGKGHPTRSLEEFDLETEHVIADLLGETSELLEAYEYAEFGEAAGLVNLTDEAPESVGADGQRQRLLQRSRVLESCIAELEARRAGESKGAKADRQVLIGPQVAEHMTTEIRSLSQDASLREAGQAMEKWKLGSLLLTDDRAYVGFITDSDLARAVVANGLNPATAVKVCMRRPVVAIEGNRPIIDAVRLMKDRATRHLAVTQDGSIIGVISVSNILRYYSGVV, from the coding sequence ATGTCTATGACACGCACGTCTCCCAAGCGAGCACGGATCTCTCTCGACCGGAGCATCGAGCGCCTGCGCAAGCAACTCACCGAGTTGGCCGCCTACCTCGGCAAGGGCCACCCGACCCGCAGCCTGGAAGAGTTCGACCTTGAAACGGAACATGTGATTGCGGATCTGCTCGGAGAAACGTCCGAGCTGCTGGAGGCCTACGAGTATGCCGAGTTCGGCGAGGCGGCCGGCCTGGTGAATCTGACGGATGAAGCGCCGGAAAGTGTCGGTGCGGACGGACAGCGGCAGCGTCTCTTGCAGCGCAGCCGGGTGTTGGAGAGCTGCATCGCAGAATTGGAGGCCCGGCGGGCCGGCGAATCGAAAGGTGCCAAGGCCGATCGGCAGGTCCTCATCGGTCCGCAAGTCGCCGAACATATGACGACCGAGATCCGCAGCCTGTCTCAGGACGCCAGCCTGCGTGAAGCGGGGCAAGCCATGGAGAAATGGAAGCTGGGGTCGCTGCTCCTGACGGACGATCGTGCCTATGTCGGCTTCATTACCGATTCCGACCTCGCGCGCGCGGTGGTGGCCAACGGGTTGAATCCCGCCACCGCCGTCAAGGTCTGTATGCGAAGGCCGGTGGTGGCCATTGAGGGCAATCGTCCGATCATCGATGCCGTGCGCCTGATGAAGGACCGAGCGACCCGGCACCTGGCCGTCACGCAGGACGGATCCATCATCGGCGTGATTTCGGTGTCCAACATTTTGCGGTACTACTCAGGCGTAGTATAG
- a CDS encoding putative MFS-type transporter translates to MAPSMSQAQPSLQPRRAAVFFILVTVVLDMLSFGIIIPVLPKLVETFLGGDTAEAVEIYGLMGTAWALMQFVCSPIQGALSDRFGRRPVVLLSNFGLGLDFILMALAPNLAWLFAGRVISGIASSSFSTAGAYIADVTPPDKRAAAFGLMGAAFGLGFILGPAVGGLLGAVDPRWPFWGAAATSLLNACYGFFVLPESLPREKRAPFRWQRANPVGALILLRSHHELFGLATANFLMNLAHAVLPSVAVLYLGYRYGWGPSAVGFTLAAVGACAMIVQGTLVKPITARLGERRTLLIGLLCGAAGFAIYGLAPTPLVYCFGIPVMAFWGLAGPSAQVFMTRRVSPSEQGQLQGAIASLTGIAGLIGPSLFAQTFAAFIGPQADLHLPGAPYLLSTIMLLMGAGIAWRATRGAR, encoded by the coding sequence ATGGCGCCCTCCATGAGTCAGGCGCAGCCATCGCTTCAACCGCGCCGAGCGGCGGTGTTCTTCATCCTTGTCACCGTCGTGCTCGACATGTTGTCGTTCGGGATCATCATTCCCGTCCTGCCGAAACTCGTCGAGACGTTCCTGGGCGGTGACACAGCGGAGGCGGTGGAGATCTATGGCCTCATGGGCACGGCCTGGGCGCTGATGCAGTTCGTCTGCTCGCCGATCCAGGGCGCCCTGTCCGACCGGTTCGGGCGGCGGCCGGTCGTGTTGCTCTCCAATTTTGGCCTCGGCCTCGATTTCATCCTCATGGCGTTGGCGCCCAACCTGGCGTGGCTCTTTGCCGGCCGCGTCATCTCGGGCATCGCCTCATCGAGCTTCAGCACGGCCGGCGCCTACATCGCCGACGTCACGCCGCCGGACAAACGTGCCGCGGCCTTCGGCCTGATGGGCGCTGCGTTCGGGTTGGGTTTTATTCTAGGGCCGGCCGTGGGCGGACTCTTAGGCGCAGTCGATCCGCGCTGGCCCTTCTGGGGCGCGGCGGCGACCAGTCTGCTCAATGCCTGTTACGGGTTCTTCGTGTTGCCGGAATCGCTCCCGCGCGAGAAGCGGGCTCCGTTCCGGTGGCAGCGGGCCAATCCGGTGGGGGCGTTGATCCTATTGCGCTCACATCATGAACTCTTCGGGCTGGCGACGGCCAACTTCCTGATGAACCTGGCCCATGCGGTGTTGCCCAGCGTCGCGGTGTTGTATTTGGGCTATCGCTACGGCTGGGGCCCGTCGGCGGTGGGCTTCACGCTGGCGGCGGTCGGTGCCTGCGCCATGATCGTCCAGGGTACGTTGGTGAAACCGATCACAGCGCGGTTGGGTGAGCGTCGTACCCTGCTCATCGGGCTCCTCTGCGGAGCCGCCGGCTTTGCCATCTATGGGCTCGCGCCCACGCCGCTCGTCTATTGTTTCGGCATTCCGGTGATGGCCTTCTGGGGCCTAGCCGGTCCTTCCGCGCAAGTCTTCATGACCAGGCGCGTGAGTCCGTCCGAACAGGGGCAGTTGCAGGGCGCCATTGCCAGCCTCACCGGCATCGCCGGCCTGATCGGCCCGAGCCTGTTCGCACAAACCTTCGCCGCTTTCATTGGTCCACAAGCCGACCTGCACCTTCCCGGCGCACCCTATCTGCTCTCGACCATCATGCTGCTGATGGGGGCGGGAATTGCCTGGCGGGCGACGAGAGGAGCCCGATAG